From the Chloroflexus aurantiacus J-10-fl genome, one window contains:
- a CDS encoding acyl-CoA synthetase gives MHMYELGLDKNAANYTPLTPLSFLKRTAMVYPNLPAVIHGERWYTWAQVYERSRRLASALRALGVGFRDTVAVVLSNTPEMYECHFGVPGAGAVLNTINVRLDAATIAFILDHGEAKVLITDREFSPVVKAALEQCNRTLTVIDVDDPLYTGPGERLGSLEYEQFLASGDPEFDLIYPADEWEAITLNYTSGTTANPKGVVYHHRGAYLNALSNIVSWGMPHHAVYLWTLPMFHCNGWCFPWTIAANAGTNICLRKVDAGLIWQAIETYRVTHYCGAPIVHSLIANNAPPHWREGRGTHKVSGLIAAAPPPAAVLQAMAEIGFDITHVYGLTETYGPAAVCAKQPDWHTLPIAEQAHLNGRQGVTYHAQEAISVLDPATMQPVPWDGQTMGEVMFRGNIVMKGYLKNPAATEAAFRDGWFHSGDLAVVHPDGYIKITDRAKDIIISGGENISSIEVEDALYKHPAVMLAAVVAAPDPKWGEVPHAFIELREGVTVTEEELQQHCRRFLAGYKIPKKFTFGPLPKTSTGKIQKFILREQARSRQAIAEA, from the coding sequence ATGCACATGTATGAGCTTGGCCTGGACAAGAACGCAGCAAATTACACGCCCCTGACCCCGCTCTCGTTTCTTAAACGAACTGCGATGGTCTATCCCAATTTGCCGGCAGTTATTCACGGTGAACGGTGGTATACGTGGGCACAGGTCTACGAACGATCACGACGGCTTGCTTCAGCCCTGCGTGCGCTCGGTGTCGGCTTCCGCGATACGGTCGCTGTCGTTCTCAGCAACACACCCGAAATGTACGAGTGTCATTTCGGTGTCCCAGGAGCTGGTGCTGTTCTCAATACCATCAATGTCCGGCTTGATGCCGCAACGATTGCTTTCATCCTCGACCACGGTGAAGCGAAAGTTTTGATTACCGACCGCGAATTTTCGCCGGTGGTGAAAGCAGCGTTGGAACAGTGTAACCGAACGTTGACCGTCATTGATGTAGACGATCCTTTGTACACCGGCCCCGGTGAGCGGTTGGGTAGTCTTGAATACGAGCAGTTTCTCGCCAGTGGCGATCCTGAATTTGACTTGATCTATCCTGCCGATGAGTGGGAAGCAATTACGCTTAACTACACGTCAGGCACAACGGCCAATCCGAAAGGTGTTGTCTATCACCATCGTGGGGCTTATCTCAATGCCCTCTCCAATATTGTTTCGTGGGGGATGCCCCATCACGCCGTCTACCTCTGGACGCTGCCGATGTTCCACTGCAACGGCTGGTGTTTTCCCTGGACGATAGCTGCGAACGCGGGTACCAACATTTGTCTCCGTAAAGTTGATGCCGGGTTGATCTGGCAGGCGATTGAAACGTACCGTGTCACTCATTACTGCGGTGCCCCGATTGTTCATTCGTTGATCGCCAATAATGCCCCTCCGCACTGGCGCGAAGGCCGGGGCACCCATAAGGTCAGCGGTCTGATTGCCGCCGCGCCACCGCCGGCAGCCGTTTTGCAGGCAATGGCCGAAATTGGCTTTGATATTACCCATGTCTATGGCCTGACCGAAACCTACGGGCCGGCAGCGGTATGTGCAAAGCAACCCGACTGGCATACGCTCCCGATTGCCGAACAGGCGCATCTCAACGGACGCCAGGGGGTAACCTACCATGCGCAAGAGGCGATTAGTGTGCTTGATCCGGCGACGATGCAGCCGGTGCCGTGGGATGGGCAGACGATGGGTGAAGTGATGTTTCGCGGCAATATCGTTATGAAGGGCTATCTCAAGAATCCAGCCGCGACCGAAGCTGCTTTCCGCGATGGCTGGTTCCACTCTGGTGATCTGGCGGTAGTACATCCAGATGGCTACATCAAGATCACCGACCGTGCAAAAGACATCATTATCTCTGGTGGCGAGAATATTTCTTCGATTGAGGTGGAAGATGCTCTCTACAAGCATCCGGCAGTGATGCTGGCTGCGGTGGTCGCTGCGCCCGATCCGAAGTGGGGCGAGGTACCACATGCGTTTATCGAGCTAAGGGAAGGGGTTACCGTCACCGAGGAGGAGTTACAGCAGCACTGTCGGCGTTTTCTGGCCGGTTACAAGATTCCCAAGAAGTTTACCTTCGGCCCCTTGCCGAAGACGTCAACCGGTAAGATTCAGAAGTTTATTTTGCGCGAACAGGCCCGGTCACGACAGGCTATCGCCGAAGCGTAG
- a CDS encoding MBL fold metallo-hydrolase yields MTRQSHTIVNVGYRSTNYWVISAGTARLLVDIGWPGTLGTMKANLKRMGIPLSELRYALATHYHIDHAGLAEELKREGVTLLVVDLQEAAIPLMKRWTKPADQYVDITDHGNLVITCAQSRPLLAQMGIGGEIVHTPGHTDHCVSLLLDDGSVFTGDLPLPGYAFDDPVVIASWQCLQAKGAHLVYPAHGPIRQLSELID; encoded by the coding sequence ATGACACGCCAATCACACACCATTGTCAACGTCGGCTATCGGTCAACCAACTACTGGGTGATCAGTGCTGGCACTGCCCGTCTCCTCGTAGATATTGGCTGGCCGGGGACTCTCGGCACGATGAAGGCCAATCTGAAACGTATGGGTATTCCATTGTCCGAATTGCGCTACGCTCTTGCCACCCACTACCATATCGACCACGCCGGTCTGGCCGAGGAATTAAAGCGCGAAGGTGTTACGCTGCTGGTCGTTGATCTGCAAGAAGCGGCGATTCCGCTGATGAAGCGCTGGACAAAGCCAGCCGATCAGTATGTTGATATTACCGACCACGGTAATCTGGTGATCACATGTGCCCAGAGTCGACCGCTTCTCGCGCAGATGGGGATTGGCGGCGAGATCGTGCATACACCCGGTCATACAGACCACTGTGTTTCGCTCCTGCTGGATGACGGTAGTGTCTTTACCGGTGATTTGCCTCTACCCGGATACGCTTTCGATGATCCGGTTGTGATCGCGAGCTGGCAGTGTTTGCAGGCCAAAGGGGCGCACCTGGTCTATCCCGCTCACGGTCCGATCAGGCAGTTGAGTGAGTTGATCGATTGA
- the pyrR gene encoding bifunctional pyr operon transcriptional regulator/uracil phosphoribosyltransferase PyrR, whose product MGNEKQILSADEIRRALVRIAHEIDERNGGLRDVVLVGIRSRGVPLAERIAAAIADFEGTRIPVGQLDITLYRDDLKLRGPAPRVRKTDLPIDITGKTVVLVDDVLFTGRTVRAALDAIADLGRPARIQLAVLIDRGHRELPIRADFVGKNVPTSLSERVMVRLRETDGVDEVVILRGSAND is encoded by the coding sequence ATGGGAAATGAAAAACAGATTCTGTCGGCTGATGAGATTCGGCGGGCGCTGGTACGCATTGCGCACGAGATTGATGAACGCAATGGCGGTCTGCGCGATGTGGTTTTGGTTGGGATTCGGAGCCGTGGTGTGCCGCTGGCGGAGCGCATCGCAGCCGCAATCGCCGATTTTGAAGGGACGCGCATACCGGTGGGGCAACTCGATATTACGCTCTACCGTGATGATTTGAAGCTGCGTGGGCCGGCGCCACGGGTGCGTAAGACCGATTTGCCGATTGATATTACCGGTAAGACGGTGGTGTTGGTGGACGATGTGCTGTTTACCGGTCGCACGGTGCGGGCAGCACTCGATGCGATTGCCGATCTGGGGCGTCCGGCCCGGATTCAGCTTGCTGTTCTGATCGACCGTGGTCATCGTGAATTGCCGATTCGGGCCGATTTTGTGGGGAAGAATGTACCAACCTCGCTCTCCGAGAGGGTGATGGTGCGTTTGCGCGAGACCGATGGGGTTGATGAGGTTGTGATTCTGCGAGGTTCTGCCAATGACTGA
- a CDS encoding aspartate carbamoyltransferase catalytic subunit yields the protein MTELRRHAIDLDNFSATEIEEILETAESMREVLSREIKQVPALRGKTVVNMFFEESTRTRISFELAARALSANVVAFTARGSSVEKGESLVDTVRTLQALGADIIVMRHSQSGAPYLVARHFRGSLINAGDGRHAHPTQALLDLYTMQSRLGQIRDLHVVIVGDILHSRVVRSNLWGLTRLGARVTLCGPPTLIGPAAFWTATWPQVRIAYELDPLLPEADVVMALRLQKERMQSGLLPALREYTRIYGLTSERLARLPSHAIVMHPGPMNEGIEIFPEVATASPAVIEEQVTNGVAVRMALLYRMAG from the coding sequence ATGACTGAATTACGTCGTCATGCAATCGATCTCGATAACTTTAGTGCGACTGAGATCGAGGAGATTCTGGAAACGGCTGAGAGTATGCGCGAGGTGCTGAGCCGTGAAATTAAGCAGGTACCGGCACTACGCGGTAAAACTGTGGTCAATATGTTTTTTGAGGAGAGTACGCGCACGCGCATCTCGTTTGAGCTGGCAGCGCGGGCTTTGTCGGCAAATGTGGTCGCCTTTACCGCACGGGGGAGCAGTGTCGAGAAGGGTGAGTCGCTGGTTGATACGGTGCGCACGCTGCAAGCGTTGGGTGCCGACATCATTGTTATGCGCCACAGTCAGTCGGGTGCGCCTTATCTGGTGGCGCGTCACTTTCGTGGCTCGCTTATCAATGCCGGCGATGGCCGCCATGCCCATCCTACGCAGGCACTGCTCGATCTCTATACGATGCAGAGTCGATTGGGACAAATCCGCGATCTGCACGTCGTTATTGTCGGCGATATTCTGCATAGCCGGGTGGTGCGCTCCAACTTGTGGGGCTTGACCCGTCTCGGTGCGCGGGTGACGCTCTGTGGCCCTCCCACCCTGATCGGCCCGGCGGCGTTCTGGACGGCGACCTGGCCGCAGGTGCGGATTGCGTATGAACTCGACCCACTGCTGCCGGAAGCGGATGTGGTGATGGCGTTGCGTCTGCAAAAAGAACGGATGCAAAGCGGATTGCTGCCGGCGTTGCGCGAGTACACTCGGATCTATGGCCTCACCAGCGAACGCCTGGCCCGCCTGCCGTCACATGCGATTGTGATGCATCCCGGCCCGATGAATGAAGGGATCGAAATCTTTCCCGAAGTGGCTACCGCATCACCGGCAGTGATTGAAGAGCAGGTCACCAATGGCGTCGCAGTGCGGATGGCGTTACTCTATCGAATGGCCGGTTGA